Proteins co-encoded in one Lynx canadensis isolate LIC74 chromosome C1, mLynCan4.pri.v2, whole genome shotgun sequence genomic window:
- the LOC115521510 gene encoding LOW QUALITY PROTEIN: peptidyl-prolyl cis-trans isomerase A-like (The sequence of the model RefSeq protein was modified relative to this genomic sequence to represent the inferred CDS: inserted 1 base in 1 codon) — MVNSTVFFDITRNCKPLGHISFKLFADKDPKSAENFCALSTGKKGFGYKVSYFHRIIQXFMCQGSDFTCHNGTSGKSIYGEKLDDENFILKHTGPGILFMANAGHNINGFQFFLCTSETEWLDSNHVVFCKVKESMNIMEAMEQFMSRNCKTSKKIAIAYYAQI, encoded by the exons ATGGTCAACTCCACCGTGTTCTTTGACATCACCAGGAATTGCAAGCCCTTGGGCCACATCTCCTTCAAGCTGTTTGCAGACAAAGATCCAAAGAGTGCAGAGAACTTTTGTGCTCTGAGCACTGGGAAGAAAGGATTTGGTTATAAAGTTTCCTACTTTCACAGGATTATTC GATTTATGTGCCAGGGTAGTGACTTCACATGCCATAATGGCACTAGCGGTAAGTCCATTTATGGGGAGAAACTGGATGATGAAAATTTCATCTTGAAGCACACGGGTCCTGGCATCTTGTTCATGGCAAATGCTGGACATAACATAAATGGTTTCCAGTTTTTCCTCTGCACTTCTGAGACTGAGTGGTTGGATAGCAATCATGTGGTCTTTTGCAAGGTCAAAGAGAGCATGAATATTATGGAAGCCATGGAGCAATTTATGTCCAGGAATTGCAAGACCAGCAAGAAGATCGCCATTGCTTACTATGCACAGATCTAA